In the Salvia miltiorrhiza cultivar Shanhuang (shh) chromosome 8, IMPLAD_Smil_shh, whole genome shotgun sequence genome, GATCAAGGTCTTGCTTATCCCAACGCTCTACACAGTCTTGAACTAAATTGCACAAGAGAGCTGTCATGGTaggtgtgattcctctgatttcaAGATACTTGTGGAAGGCTTTCTGCAGATTCTCATCCAAATCCCTGAGAAAATCAATCACCAAACCACGACTTTCAGACACATTGCAAGGAAGTGCCAAACAACATACCATCAGATTAACCAATATATATTTAGTCAAAAGTAGAACTCACCCAAAATCAGGTCCTTCATATGCTATTTGATCCTCAGAGACCTCGGGGTCTTTGATGCTCATGCTATCAATAGTAGTCCCATCAAAATAAGCACCGCAAGAAAACTCTAAGCTCGGTGAATTAGGCTTGGAGACTTTAATGAGCATCGGCAAACAATATTGTGTTATCTGTCGATCATCCTCATCAGGTATTTGGACATCAGGTATTTGGACTTCAACACTGATGTTTTCTCTATTATATTCTCTGACCAGTGTTATAGTCTCTTTAGGACAAGGAACGTCTATGATGTGGAAGGGGAAGGATTCGGGAATCTCGATCTATAAAACAATCGAAATGTGAGAACAATTAAAATAAGCTCCTCTCAATCAAGCTAGTAAGTTGAGAAGACATACTACAAAGAACGAACTTGAGTAATACACAAAAATTCTTCAAGATCAAATTGATGGGCAACGAATCAACCACGGTGACAGATACCCTCATATCCCATTAGGTTTAGTAAAAAGTTTTTAACTATAACAATGCATTCTTAAATCTCAGGTAAGTACGTCTTCATATCAAGCAAGGTGAGATGCATAACTTGACAGCCTTAACAGGTGAGTCTTGCCTTCATGAAGACTTAATTCCAATCAAAATCTTACTTTAAAAAGGAAACTACAAAATTAGCAGCTCAATGATTCCCCAAAGCTGAAGATCATTAAATATAGTTGGAATAATACATTTCAAACATAATAACAGAATGCAAACCTAAAGCTACATATTGTCCTTGTCCCATACAGGAAGATCGTAAGCGAAAGAATACGAgcatttcatcaaaatataaacaaaaaacTATATAAATTACGTATAAAATATTCCAGGTGTGGTAGATTGTTTCAAGTAAAACTACAAGCAACAACTTAATAAACTCACACTGAACTGCCTCGTTCAGAATTATATAGATCTTCACAAATGATCACGTGGAATGATTTTCTCAATCATTTTTGTAATAATTAATCAGAAATCGAACCTAATTGCAGTCAGCAAAATGTAGAATCTAACACTAACAAGTTAATTTAAAAGAGCATTCAGAATTATCTAGATCTCCAAAAATGATCATGTGAACCATTTTTGTAATAATTAATCAGAAATCGAACCTAATTTCAGTCAGCAAAATGTAGAATCTAAGAATTCAAAAGAGACAACAAAATTTTCCCTTTCAATTTCAGGGACGGAAAAA is a window encoding:
- the LOC130996618 gene encoding uncharacterized protein At2g39795, mitochondrial-like → MVLNSVIRRASRVVPLAIRASAGSQRYLHNHHHGAAVRAAVNQTSRNFFPRVFHHYSTKPKSDELLLRVLKSEIIETQTEEEIEIPESFPFHIIDVPCPKETITLVREYNRENISVEVQIPDVQIPDEDDRQITQYCLPMLIKVSKPNSPSLEFSCGAYFDGTTIDSMSIKDPEVSEDQIAYEGPDFGDLDENLQKAFHKYLEIRGITPTMTALLCNLVQDCVERWDKQDLDLLFDSELIDVEDVCVSPSGINFFGNEV